A region of Macaca thibetana thibetana isolate TM-01 chromosome 20, ASM2454274v1, whole genome shotgun sequence DNA encodes the following proteins:
- the C20H16orf90 gene encoding uncharacterized protein C16orf90 homolog isoform X1, with translation MYPLGRGEQGPAAPKSWSLLPTTLALHGSLDAVSQAQGRPGHPDIPPNIYEGGLGSPQPQCPSAQGSKPKNFRLRHLRGLGLYLESHPPPAGQCESHWLSRLMAGGCLPQPEGTAWALDLPQGTLGPGNSLCSALLEARLPRDSLGSSASSSSMDPDKGALPQPGPSEGFGLRPKRSWGAWEEAMCPLCKRTRSGALERL, from the exons ATGTACCCCCTAGGCAGGGGAGAGCAGGGCCCTGCTGCACCCAAGTCCTGGTCGCTCCTCCCCACCACACTGGCCCTCCATGGAAGCCTTG ATGCAGTGAGCCAGGCCCAAGGACGTCCCGGCCACCCCGACATACCCCCCAACATCTACGAGGGGGGCCTGGGGTCCCCGCAGCCGCAGTGCCCCAGTGCCCAGGGAAGCAAGCCCAAGAACTTCCGGCTGCGCCACCTCCGGGGCCTGGGCCTCTACCTGGAGAGCCACCCACCACCAGCTGGCCAGTGTGAGAGCCACTGGCTGAGCCGGCTCATGGCTGGGGGCTGCCTGCCACAGCCTGAGGGCACAGCCTGGGCCCTGGACCTGCCACAGGGCACTCTGGGCCCAGGTAACAGCCTCTGCTCAGCCCTTCTGGAAGCCCGATTGCCCAGGGACAGCTTGGGAAGCAGTG cttccAGTTCCAGCATGGACCCAGACAAGGgtgccctcccccagcctggtcCTTCTGAGGGCTTCGGACTCAGGCCCAAGAGGTCCTGGGGGGCCTGGGAAGAGGCCATGTGTCCCTTGTGCAAGAGAACCCGCTCTGGGGCCCTGGAGAGGCTATAG
- the C20H16orf90 gene encoding uncharacterized protein C16orf90 homolog isoform X2, with amino-acid sequence MEALVCAFSELRIREDAVSQAQGRPGHPDIPPNIYEGGLGSPQPQCPSAQGSKPKNFRLRHLRGLGLYLESHPPPAGQCESHWLSRLMAGGCLPQPEGTAWALDLPQGTLGPGNSLCSALLEARLPRDSLGSSASSSSMDPDKGALPQPGPSEGFGLRPKRSWGAWEEAMCPLCKRTRSGALERL; translated from the exons ATGGAAGCCTTGGTCTGTGCATTTTCTGAGCTGCGCATAAGAGAAG ATGCAGTGAGCCAGGCCCAAGGACGTCCCGGCCACCCCGACATACCCCCCAACATCTACGAGGGGGGCCTGGGGTCCCCGCAGCCGCAGTGCCCCAGTGCCCAGGGAAGCAAGCCCAAGAACTTCCGGCTGCGCCACCTCCGGGGCCTGGGCCTCTACCTGGAGAGCCACCCACCACCAGCTGGCCAGTGTGAGAGCCACTGGCTGAGCCGGCTCATGGCTGGGGGCTGCCTGCCACAGCCTGAGGGCACAGCCTGGGCCCTGGACCTGCCACAGGGCACTCTGGGCCCAGGTAACAGCCTCTGCTCAGCCCTTCTGGAAGCCCGATTGCCCAGGGACAGCTTGGGAAGCAGTG cttccAGTTCCAGCATGGACCCAGACAAGGgtgccctcccccagcctggtcCTTCTGAGGGCTTCGGACTCAGGCCCAAGAGGTCCTGGGGGGCCTGGGAAGAGGCCATGTGTCCCTTGTGCAAGAGAACCCGCTCTGGGGCCCTGGAGAGGCTATAG
- the C20H16orf90 gene encoding uncharacterized protein C16orf90 homolog isoform X3: protein MAGGCLPQPEGTAWALDLPQGTLGPGNSLCSALLEARLPRDSLGSSASSSSMDPDKGALPQPGPSEGFGLRPKRSWGAWEEAMCPLCKRTRSGALERL, encoded by the exons ATGGCTGGGGGCTGCCTGCCACAGCCTGAGGGCACAGCCTGGGCCCTGGACCTGCCACAGGGCACTCTGGGCCCAGGTAACAGCCTCTGCTCAGCCCTTCTGGAAGCCCGATTGCCCAGGGACAGCTTGGGAAGCAGTG cttccAGTTCCAGCATGGACCCAGACAAGGgtgccctcccccagcctggtcCTTCTGAGGGCTTCGGACTCAGGCCCAAGAGGTCCTGGGGGGCCTGGGAAGAGGCCATGTGTCCCTTGTGCAAGAGAACCCGCTCTGGGGCCCTGGAGAGGCTATAG
- the NAA60 gene encoding N-alpha-acetyltransferase 60, protein MTEVVPSSALSEVSLRLLCHDDIDTVKHLCGDWFPIEYPDSWYRDITSNKKFFSLAATYRGAIVGMIVAEIKNRTKIHKEDGDILASSFSVDTQVAYILSLGVVKEFRKHGIGSLLLESLKDHISTTAQDHCKAIYLHVLTTNNTAISFYENRDFKQHHYLPYYYSIRGVLKDGFTYVLYINGGHPPWTILDYIQHLGSALASLSPCSIPHRVYRQAHSLLCSFLPWSGISSKSGIEYSRTM, encoded by the exons ATGACAGAGGTGGTGCCATCCAGCGCGCTCAGCGAGGTCAGCCTGCGCCTCCTCTGCCACGATGACATAGACACTGTGAAGCACCTGTGTGGCGACTGGTTCCCCATCGA GTACCCAGACTCATGGTATCGTGATATCACATCCAACAAGAAGTTCTTTTCCCTTGCTGCGACCTACAGAGGTGCCATTGTGGGAATGATAGtagctgaaattaaaaacaggaccaaaatacataaagag GATGGAGATATTCTAGCGTCCAGCTTCTCTGTTGACACACAAGTCGCGTACATCCTCAGTCTGGGCGTCGTAAAAGAGTTCAGGAAGCACGGCATAG GTTCCCTCTTACTTGAAAGTTTAAAGGATCACATATCAACCACCGCCCAGGACCACTGCAAAGCCATTTACCTTCATGTCCTCACCACCAACAACACAGCAATAAGCTTCTACGAAAACAGAGACTTCAAGCAGCACCACTATCTCCCCTATTACTACTCCATCCGAGGGGTCCTCAAAGATGGCTTCACCTATGTCCTCTACATCAATGGCGGCCACCCTCCCTGGACGATTTT GGACTACATCCAGCACCTGGGCTCTGCACTAGCCAGCCTGAGCCCCTGCTCCATCCCGCACAGAGTCTACCGCCAGGCCCATAGCCTGCTCTGCAGCTTCCTGCCATGGTCGGGCATCTCTTCCAAGAGTGGCATCGAGTACAGCCGGACCATGTGA